ATTAAGAGGTAAAatcaatgtcagtgcattgTCAGTGCATTATCACTGAaggtcagtgtatgtcagtgtatgtcagtgtatgtcagtgcgttgtcagtgcatgtcagtgcgtcgtcagtgcatgtcagtgcgttgtcagtgcaattgcttggcggtcagtgcatgtgtcagtgcatcaactCTTGGCAGTTAGTGTAAAGATAATTTATGCGACTAAATTGCTTTCTAGACACTTGTAATACAATCAAAATCTGTCTAAGCAGTTGGGCACTCAACATCCTTTTATTGTATATAAGTACAGACTTCAATATTACACGGAATATATTACTCAATGACAAATTTCTCTACAAATAATAGCCTGGCCCCTGTGGCATGAGCAAACTATATCATTTTGTGCACATTTATAATATCATTTGAATTGTATGTAGCATCCATCCTAAAGGTAGATGCCCCAACTGGTGTGTACATTTTACTGAGGACACAACCACCTAAAATGTAAAGGCACATGGTGTGACACTTCGTCAAATTTTGTTTGTATCAAACACATAGCAATTACAACTCCGTGGTTCTCTTAGTACAACAACCTACTATATAAGCATCTaaatagaaagaaaaattaaaatctaTGAGGTTAAAATGGCACCGTAATGTAATATCCTGCTCAAACACAGTTTCATGAGTCCtaagtgatgtcagtgcacatcagtgcatgtcagtgcatgtcagtgcatggACATTATATTGCCAGTGTATGTCAGTGCAGacgtgcacttacatgcactgacatgcactgacatttcttgttgcccGTTTGCTCCTCCATTCACTTTACTAAAAAAATATTGATTGCTTGACGGTGAACATTGGTAGAAGCACAATGAAGAAAACCCTGAATATGAGGCCCTATCGGGCGGTGTCCCTTCAGAGCAAAAATATTTGACGTTTCATCCCACCATTCAGTCCGCTCACACCAGAATTAAGTTTTATCGTTACAGCAAAGACTGCAAAATAGTGATTTTCTAAGGGAGAACCGTGACCCCGAGGCTTTATCGCAAATATAAAGTTCAATAAAACGGTGTTCTTGGGCGCAAGCGAATAAGCAGGTCTGGGATATCTTGGTATGGATGTTGGATAACACAAGGCTTCCCGCGCTTCTGTTCGGAAGCTGTGCTTATGGACTATGTTATGCTCTATCTAACGTTCATGAAATGCAAAGTGCTGCGAGAAAGTTGTAAAGTTGTATTTTTACGCTGCAGATATGGTTTGTAGGTTTAGTCGTAAATTTATCGGCTGAAAAAACAAAGTCTTCGTTATCTGAGTAGATTGGTCACATATCGTCAGATTTTAGCACTAAGAATAGAAAAATAGATCAACACTGGGTCAAGAGGTGCGGTGATGAAGGTCAGCGTGGTAGTTTTAGAGCACAAAAAACTAACAATTACATTGTTTGCCTAACTAAACCCGGTTCGACATGAATTATGCGCTACCATTCTACGCCCGTCCATCAGCGGGTATGAAAGATAACATATCCTCGCTTTGTACGTCCCTCTCTGACTGGCAGTAGTTTTGTGATGAATTTAACACCAGGAGACTATTATAGCATATATCTAATCAATGACAGTGCAGACCACCGAAGAGATTGAAGGAGACAGTATCCCACCAGCAAAACATTCAATATCATCCCTTAGCTATGATATCTGATGCAAATGTGTAGTGTATATTGTGGCCTTTGAAATGGAGAAAAAAAGCATTAAGTGCACACGAAGGACAAGCTTGAATTTAAAAGAAGGATTCCTGATCAAAGAGAAGATGACCCGAAAGCCTATATATCAAGATCAAATCCACAAATATTGATTCAAAGATACACCAGCAAAAGCTACTATGAATCTATGCTCACAGAGTTGCATGTTCAATCTGTGCACTCGCCGTCGCAAGCGGTGGCCCAAAGTCTAGACCGCATTTGTTTTCCCATCACCCCGGAAGGAAGCAAATCCAAACAAATCACGCCACGTGTATGTTTGGTTCCTCGCCCATTTTTTGGCCCGATACTGATAGGAGTGAtgcgaaaaataaaaaaggaaaaagaaaaagaaaagaaaaagggagaggagaaaggaaGGGATTATTGCTTAGCTTTGCGACAGTTTAGATAACACTGTACCTGTGATGTCCAATAATGATTAGTAGGCTCGCATGGCTAGTTCGGGGGACCCTTTTTTATACCTTTATGAGCTGGATTGTCGCTTAACTGGTTTGGTTCTCTCTCAAATTAGCATGGCATTGGTTCAGACCCTTTTTCTTGTATTTTCGGCACAGATACTCGCGTAGATTATATTCGCAGACTAAGCTAAAGTTGGAAAGCACGATTAGATTGCAGGTTACGGTAGTATGTAAGTATGCTAGTAGTCCATTAATTCCATCCCTCATAACACTTCTTCGTGGGTCTCTTTGTATTTCTGCCTTTGCAGCTATTGTATTGGCCGCAATCTTGACAGCGGTTGCGACACAGGTTAACGTTGCTGCTTCCGGAGCAGTCTCTTTGGCCACATTTGCGGCACGTCCGCCGTTTTCGTGGCTTTTTGATTGGCTTTGTTTTCTGGAGTGATTCAACCACTCGTTGACGCGCAAGCTTCtccataatgattttgttcTGTAATTGATGGCTTCTAGGCGAGGTAGGGCACATTTGCTGATGTTCGAGTTGTTGAGGAGCTGAAATAACATCTGTTTCGCGCCAAAATTCAATGTCCCGGCTTGCCATGTCATCGCGAGAAAGCTGTTGACTTGGTAAATCCGAGTCAACATGCATGGCATTTGTTGTAATGGGCAACGGTGCCAACATGCGATTTCCATTATCATTGGTTTCTAGCAAGCCTTCGCAAGCAGTGAGAGGTTGTGGGCACGGTTTGAAAGGTACAACAGGTGCTTTTCGTGAACGTGATGGGTCGTGAATGATGATTGAGAGTGGTCCACGGATATCTGCAGTAAGAGACAGAGTTTCGTGGATGTGTGAAAGTGTTTTCCATTTATTATAATATGCGCTCAATTGCTCAACAAGCtaaaaaaaatgaatatTTGGACTAAGATGTTACTCACAAACAAAAAGACCAAAACAACATACCTTGTAAGAGACATCATTTGTTATGTCAGCCTTTGCATTCCATACTGGAACTGCATCTCGCCATTGTGGCTCTCCAGACACCGGACTAAAGGCAGCGTGACTTTTGATCAGATCATGGAAGAGCTTCTTTTCCGTTGCTGTATGAACAGGTAGCACAGGCTTTCGAGTGCCCTGAATATTGGCAAGATACTGATGCATTTGTGGCTGATTAGGAATAACAGTATTTGAATTATATGGAAGCATGCCTGTGGCCGTTCGAATGCTTTCTGGAATAGGCAGAATCCCAAGAACTTCAGTCGTTGGCGAATAGAGGTTGCCATTGACCCAGCCATCAATTTGGACTGGGTTGATGAGTATATTGTCGAGTGAAATTGTAAGTTCCTGGAGTTTGTTTATGATCCATATCGAGAAATGACTTCGATATGGTTGGCCAGTAGAGTTGTATGTACCCGTCTAAAGTCATGTTTAGTTAGTAATTGTTGAAATTTGATTGAAATAGTAAATTTACTTACCTGGAGATTGTGCCGAAGAACAAAGTCCTTAAGACAAGCCTGCATATGTCGGAAAGACGTGCCAAACTTTGGCAAGCGGGACCGTATATGGGTATGAACACCGCCTTCAGTTGTATTTGTACCACGGGCACATCTGTATATGGGAAGGCCTGTTGATTTGTCGGTCCCAATTCGTGTATACAAAGGAATTCCAGGAGGATCAGATAAATATCCTCCTATAGCAAGTTCAAGAATACATTTGGCAGTTTTCCAGCCTTCCACTGAAAACAGGGgctttttggttttgggatCCCTCAAGGGACCATATGTGCGAAAGACTTTGGCAAGATATTCATAGACAATATGTGGTGATGGAATATGGTGCTTGCATCGTTGACGTACCCATTCTGAGCGTGAATTTCGTAGCTGCTCATATGTTTGAGGTGGAGACCACGTTGCACCAATTGCGTCAATACGATCCTTGTCATCTTTATCAGGAATAAAGATTGCATCGCGCAGATCACGAGTAAACTGCTTTCGGAGCCCATGAGTGGCGGGAATGTAGAACATGTGGAAAACATGCCACACGTCCTTGATGACACGACTGTGCAGTGTATAATCCCACTGATCTGGATCTTTTCCCAAGTACTCCTTGCAGAATAACACACTTTCAGGATCAACCTCAAAGCCTTGCACAGAATCAGTAGAACATCCTTCAGAGAGGTCATCAGATAAGAGATCCCCAACCGAGCAAGAAGGCTCTGAATCATTGGGTGCAGCAAAGTCACATTCGGAATCAGCATCCTGAAAAATGCTTGCAGATTCATAGGGGGTTTCGGTTTCAGGCTCGGAGCTGGCAGATTCACAAAATTTGATTGTCCTTGTTGATGAGGCGGCAGGATCATAAAGTCGAAGATGGCTCTGTAAGCAGACTATCGAAAACGGTGTTTGGCCAAACGATTTCAGAGTTTGCCGACGATGCTGTGGAATAATCGCACCCGGAACAAGAACTTTGAGAACATCAATAACTGTTCTCCGTGCAGAAACTTTGATTCCATCATATGTTTGGCTTCGGGCGTGACGTGATATTTGACCTTCTGCAATGATTGTAGTGTTATCGTTGCTGAAGAGAATGACCGGCATGCAAGGTTCCACCAATGATGGGAGTAGAGATGGCACTTTGATGTTTTGCATTTCTTTGTAGAGGCAGAGCGAAGCGTATGCATCTTTTGCAGCATAGCTTAACTGCTCGGGGGACAAAACAATATTCTCCCACAAGTTACTGATTCGTTCTGGTACATTTTTGTCGAGACGTTTATGCAAAATCCGTGCACACAGATCTGCCAGActtgtttttgaaatatttgatATTAAAAGGCGATCTTTGGCAAGTTTTCCAAGATCAACTCCCCCGACAAAGTCATACGACGAGTTAGAGGCTTTTTGGAGATAAGAGAGGTCAGATTTGATCATCCGACCCACTTTCAAAATTCGTGGATGAGCGAGTAACAGCTTTAGTTGATGTGGCAGGTCCCCCTTTGCAAGCATTTCACTAATCTAATTTGTAAAAGCAGGTCAGGTCACTATACTATAATATTCATCAACAAAAACCCACCTGAAGCACATATATGCAATCCTGATAAGCAATTTGTATAATCGCTGTCTTGCCACGATGGGTCACGTGACCACGAGACGAAAGCTCTACATTCCATTCAGAATCAAAACCAACAGCAATATATCCCTGATCCTGGGGAACATCATCGAGAATAGATCGTGCAGCATCATTGATTGAGTGTGGTGAATCCTTGGGAAGAAGCTTGACCTGCGGAGGAAGTTCAAAGGGCTCCAAATCTGCATACTTTTCAACTGGCACTACACCGGCTCGAAGAGAAGGGAAGCACCGCTCCAAGAATGCCTTATCGGTGATATTATCGGTGAAGAAAAGTTGAGGCTGGGAGTGACCGTAAAGATCAAGAGACTTTGCCATGGCTTTCAAAGGCAATTCAGATTGTGATTGCGCTTTGGTTGCAACAAGATTGCACGTCCTTATTTCGCCTTTTTCATTGGTTACCGTAAGAAGGCCAGTGAAAACCTGTTCACCTTCGACACGGGCTAAGTGTTTTGTAATCTATATTGCTTCCAATTAGCAATTAATCAGAGAATTGAAGAAAATATACTGACTTTGTGGCTATGGTCAATAGCACATATCTCACCCGTCAACATCGCCGTGTGCTGGTTGAAATCGTGGCCGTGCTTTTCAATAAACGAGTCATACATATCTCGAATCCATTGGGCACTAGGAATATATCCATGACGTCCTCTTGGGCTTGTGTCATTGAAGGGCAGAAAGGATTCAAATTTTCTGTTATTCCAGGTGCCATCCAATGTGTTTCTTCGTTCGCAAAGGTGTGTCAGATACTGCAGATTGAGCAGGTCATGTCGAAGCAGATGCTGTGTACGCAAACCGTCGGAAAATTGCTTTGTTCCCATACCATTCTGAATACAGGTTCTCAACCAATTAAACGCTGTCTTGGATATGGCACTACGATAACTTATTCTTGCTGGAAACTCAGCAGCCAGTGATGAAGGAAGCATTTTAAGGATCTCGGGATCCCAACTTCGAAATGTGACTGTACGTGTTCCAGGTTTTGAATAAATACATGTGGGGCAACGGTAACGATATCCGATAATATAGAATGTTGAGTCCATATCAACACATCGACGAGGACGTGGAATTTCAGAATGCCGTTGCAAGCGTCTTCCGCACTTGGGGCAAGAGATACCGTCGTTGCAAAGAGGAAGGGGATCCCAGAGCATAAATCGAGAGTCATAGCAATCGGGAGGTGATGGGTGCGACGAGTTTCGAAGAATGAAATAAACCGATTTTGTCGGAAACCAAAATGTGTGTTGATTGGCATATAATGGAGGCAGACCATTTGCGTCGCGTTGCCGCGACTCTTTGAGATGTTGTCGAAATTGCTCCATCAGCCACTCGGGTAACGGCTTTACCATGGGAGCTCCAGAAGACAAAGGTGAAGGGcaatcttcatcgtcatccaaatcatcttcgacaccaacaccatctcCAGAtgcatcgtcatcatccagCGGCACAATTTCGCGCTGTGGATCTTCACTACCAATAATTGTATCATGTGGAGGCGTTGTGTGGGTAGATGGTGGCGGACGTGTGGTGCAGGGATTGGATGCAACCAACTGGCCGCTGTGCAGTTGAGGCGGTACACTGGGTCTGGGACTATGATTTGAACTGCGGGATGGTGGAACAAAGGAATAAGGTGGGGCAAGCAAAGCTGGAGGTGTTATCCTGCTAGTACCAGGATTTGTCtagaaaataatgagaagaaagatatcacaaaacaaaaaaccacGCACCGATGTCCTGAATTCGATCGACACTGCAGGAGATGCCAACTTCTGTTTTTTTGGCCTTCCTCGTGGACGTTTTGCAGGCGGCGCTACTCCCTCTAACGCTAGTGCAGCCGCTCGCTTTTGTTTGTACCCGGATCCAGGAGGTCGACCGCGTCGTGGACGTGGGGAATCGACGGCAACGGTGTGCGCACACGTTGCAAGAGGGGCCGTCACCGACGACGAAGGTGTCCCAAGAGCTGCATTTGGGGCATCGGCAAGATTATCTGTGTGGGAAGTGACAACCGTGAGTGTGAGTACCCTAGAAAGCAGATTCTGATGAACTAGTTCGCATACCATTGATAGTGATGTTGTGCAAGTTTCTCGTATAGGTAGGCCTCCCAGCCAAGTTCCTAGCACTGCCAGTGCACTTTAGTCACGGTTCAAACAAGCAAACAAGGCCTTCTGGCTCACCTTGCGTCAGCATTGCCTCCGAGCCTCAAAGGTGCCCCAAACTGGCTCTGCATTCCATTCTGTGCAGCCGGAATGTGATCTTGTTCGCGTTCGTTGTTCACAGGAAATAATTCCGTGTTCATAAATAAACGAAGCCGGTTATCGAAGGCAGTACAAAGAGATTTATAGCTGGAGTTGTCGTTCTCGTTGGGTTCTCGAGAACGGATGCACGGGGATGACTTCATAATTACATAATATTTTCCGtgatttttttcaaactCAGAATCCGTATCCGTATCCGTCACCGCTATCAGTATCGAGCccatttttttgtccttTGATTCAGGTTTTTCACTTCGTCCATCCTGTacgcatatactcaccacCCATCGACTTTTCTAGCGAGCATATACACACTCTCAAAGGATCTTATACCACCTCTTGAATCAAAAATACCTTTAATTTAACGCGATGTCACAGAAATGAGTACGGAGGAAAGCGCAAAGCGGATGAGGATGGTATTGGAGACGGCCGAGCTCGCGGGGTGGACGTGCTGCACACATAACAGTTGAACTGGAAAGTGTATGCGCTGCGCGACTGCGTCTCAGACTCAGGGGACCCGGAGGATCTTCCATTGTTAAAGGTGTGTATTGATCACCCATAACACCCATCTTGCCTTCGTGACAACAGCTTCATTTTTCAGCGAGTCCAAGGTCTGTCTCTCGCTTAGAATTTCACATTTTCTGCCTGCAACCCGTATTTGCCATTCCCTCGAGAGAAGTGGCGATGCCGGCGTTGGGTTATAGACTCTTTCGAACGCTTTCTATGTCGATTATATTGTGACCATTCGGGTTTGGATCGCATTAGAGTGGCATTGGAGGTTGCAATTAGAAGGGGAGGACATGGTAGGTGATGGTGTTCAACAACGTTGACAGCACGTCCGCTCGTGGGCGTCAGTACGCAAGGttttgatgttgatgagtCCGTCGGCGGGAATAGTGACACTTAG
This portion of the Psilocybe cubensis strain MGC-MH-2018 chromosome 12, whole genome shotgun sequence genome encodes:
- a CDS encoding Werner Syndrome-like exonuclease, which codes for MKSSPCIRSREPNENDNSSYKSLCTAFDNRLRLFMNTELFPVNNEREQDHIPAAQNGMQSQFGAPLRLGGNADARVLTLTVVTSHTDNLADAPNAALGTPSSSVTAPLATCAHTVAVDSPRPRRGRPPGSGYKQKRAAALALEGVAPPAKRPRGRPKKQKLASPAVSIEFRTSTNPGTSRITPPALLAPPYSFVPPSRSSNHSPRPSVPPQLHSGQLVASNPCTTRPPPSTHTTPPHDTIIGSEDPQREIVPLDDDDASGDGVGVEDDLDDDEDCPSPLSSGAPMVKPLPEWLMEQFRQHLKESRQRDANGLPPLYANQHTFWFPTKSVYFILRNSSHPSPPDCYDSRFMLWDPLPLCNDGISCPKCGRRLQRHSEIPRPRRCVDMDSTFYIIGYRYRCPTCIYSKPGTRTVTFRSWDPEILKMLPSSLAAEFPARISYRSAISKTAFNWLRTCIQNGMGTKQFSDGLRTQHLLRHDLLNLQYLTHLCERRNTLDGTWNNRKFESFLPFNDTSPRGRHGYIPSAQWIRDMYDSFIEKHGHDFNQHTAMLTGEICAIDHSHKITKHLARVEGEQVFTGLLTVTNEKGEIRTCNLVATKAQSQSELPLKAMAKSLDLYGHSQPQLFFTDNITDKAFLERCFPSLRAGVVPVEKYADLEPFELPPQVKLLPKDSPHSINDAARSILDDVPQDQGYIAVGFDSEWNVELSSRGHVTHRGKTAIIQIAYQDCIYVLQISEMLAKGDLPHQLKLLLAHPRILKVGRMIKSDLSYLQKASNSSYDFVGGVDLGKLAKDRLLISNISKTSLADLCARILHKRLDKNVPERISNLWENIVLSPEQLSYAAKDAYASLCLYKEMQNIKVPSLLPSLVEPCMPVILFSNDNTTIIAEGQISRHARSQTYDGIKVSARRTVIDVLKVLVPGAIIPQHRRQTLKSFGQTPFSIVCLQSHLRLYDPAASSTRTIKFCESASSEPETETPYESASIFQDADSECDFAAPNDSEPSCSVGDLLSDDLSEGCSTDSVQGFEVDPESVLFCKEYLGKDPDQWDYTLHSRVIKDVWHVFHMFYIPATHGLRKQFTRDLRDAIFIPDKDDKDRIDAIGATWSPPQTYEQLRNSRSEWVRQRCKHHIPSPHIVYEYLAKVFRTYGPLRDPKTKKPLFSVEGWKTAKCILELAIGGYLSDPPGIPLYTRIGTDKSTGLPIYRCARGTNTTEGGVHTHIRSRLPKFGTSFRHMQACLKDFVLRHNLQTGTYNSTGQPYRSHFSIWIINKLQELTISLDNILINPVQIDGWVNGNLYSPTTEVLGILPIPESIRTATGMLPYNSNTVIPNQPQMHQYLANIQGTRKPVLPVHTATEKKLFHDLIKSHAAFSPVSGEPQWRDAVPVWNAKADITNDVSYKLVEQLSAYYNKWKTLSHIHETLSLTADIRGPLSIIIHDPSRSRKAPVVPFKPCPQPLTACEGLLETNDNGNRMLAPLPITTNAMHVDSDLPSQQLSRDDMASRDIEFWRETDVISAPQQLEHQQMCPTSPRSHQLQNKIIMEKLARQRVVESLQKTKPIKKPRKRRTCRKCGQRDCSGSSNVNLCRNRCQDCGQYNSCKGRNTKRPTKKCYEGWN